The Opitutaceae bacterium genome has a window encoding:
- a CDS encoding DUF4340 domain-containing protein → MRTKITLFLLLLVATLGLFIVYIEPEWDAERRFDENRLQILGAEAAEIGYLRITTPNGGSGPELEKVNGSWELTRPVHWPANPFAINRILSQLQFLERETSFPVADIRSSGQSLADFGLDPPEIILTYRTAAGQTRDLKVGRVTDIGNRLYMLAPDGERIHVVNRSLLDSLSISFENLRSNAVFSTPVFEIQSWNLQIRSAGNLRIRLTRRADAWIFETPILARADRAAVETTLGQIVDLKVKSFVGEGSGDLNLLGLVNPDLRLTVEGGTTRQSVLVGNPVPDGGVDEFYAKKEDNPTVFTVEIPFLNTLRTAQVALRERRLLSLEADRLQSIVITRGSDEPVTLQKLENGVWQVVSRGTDQILRTLPGDQETIQRLVDSLLWVQAIPESGFVSDAPSAADLERFGLSVPLWTVEVRARPARSSGKETAGAPAPESITEALLLGAFEGTDTDHLYAKKEGAPFVYLIRSDILRDLRSRPVSYRDRSLLNLPEGARITALKISRFGTNDVAFAAALTSPEASWAASLATLPQETRSAAEALVMSLRNLRSKVFVASEFTPYVLIGGEQRPWTYLLEATIVLAGGSAGSSTPYRLYLAEVSGGSTLLAGAPDLGLLFEAEQGFADAFGVLVFDRHDPGEPPETEPPPADGKPAEPVEGSPVAAPTAPDREAGDTAVPDATPPDQSMETPLPDDPTEGNS, encoded by the coding sequence ATGCGCACAAAGATCACACTCTTTCTGCTCCTCCTCGTGGCCACCCTCGGCCTTTTCATTGTCTATATCGAGCCGGAGTGGGATGCGGAGCGACGCTTCGACGAGAATCGCCTCCAGATCCTCGGGGCCGAGGCCGCCGAAATCGGTTACCTGCGCATCACCACCCCGAATGGAGGGAGCGGTCCCGAACTGGAGAAAGTCAACGGTTCCTGGGAACTGACCCGCCCGGTCCATTGGCCGGCCAACCCCTTCGCCATCAACCGCATCCTCAGCCAGCTTCAGTTCCTCGAACGGGAGACCAGCTTTCCCGTGGCCGATATCCGGAGCAGCGGACAGAGCCTCGCCGATTTCGGGCTTGATCCTCCGGAAATCATCCTGACCTACCGTACGGCGGCCGGACAGACCCGGGACCTCAAGGTCGGAAGGGTCACCGATATCGGCAACCGCCTCTACATGCTCGCGCCCGATGGAGAACGGATCCACGTCGTCAACCGATCCCTCCTCGACAGCCTGAGCATCAGCTTCGAAAACCTTCGCAGCAACGCCGTCTTCTCCACCCCGGTCTTCGAGATTCAATCGTGGAACCTGCAGATCCGCTCGGCCGGCAACCTCCGGATCCGTCTGACCCGGCGCGCGGATGCCTGGATCTTCGAGACTCCGATCCTGGCCCGGGCCGACCGGGCGGCCGTCGAGACCACTCTCGGACAGATTGTCGATCTGAAGGTCAAATCCTTCGTTGGAGAAGGAAGCGGAGACCTCAATCTCCTCGGTCTCGTCAATCCCGACCTGCGTCTGACCGTGGAAGGCGGCACTACCCGCCAATCCGTTCTTGTCGGCAATCCGGTTCCGGATGGAGGAGTCGATGAATTCTACGCCAAGAAGGAGGATAATCCGACGGTCTTCACCGTTGAGATTCCGTTCCTGAATACTCTGCGAACCGCCCAGGTGGCCCTGCGCGAGCGCCGACTGCTATCCCTCGAGGCCGATCGCCTGCAATCGATTGTCATCACTCGCGGAAGCGACGAGCCGGTCACCCTGCAAAAACTTGAGAATGGTGTCTGGCAGGTCGTTTCACGGGGAACCGACCAGATCCTCCGGACGCTTCCGGGTGATCAGGAAACCATCCAGCGACTCGTTGACTCCCTTCTCTGGGTTCAGGCCATACCCGAATCCGGCTTTGTCAGCGACGCCCCCTCGGCCGCCGACCTTGAACGGTTTGGATTGTCGGTCCCCCTCTGGACGGTCGAAGTCCGGGCGCGACCGGCCCGGTCTTCCGGTAAGGAAACAGCGGGGGCACCCGCCCCGGAATCCATTACCGAGGCCCTCCTGCTGGGCGCCTTTGAGGGAACCGACACCGACCACCTCTACGCCAAGAAGGAAGGCGCCCCCTTTGTCTACCTGATCCGCAGCGATATCCTGCGCGACCTCAGAAGTCGACCGGTCAGCTACCGCGACCGATCCCTCCTCAATCTTCCGGAAGGTGCCCGGATCACTGCCTTGAAGATCAGCCGCTTCGGGACCAATGACGTCGCCTTTGCCGCCGCCCTAACCTCCCCGGAGGCCAGCTGGGCGGCCAGCCTGGCCACCCTGCCGCAGGAGACCCGCTCTGCCGCCGAAGCCCTCGTCATGAGTCTGCGCAATCTCCGCTCGAAGGTCTTCGTGGCCAGCGAATTCACGCCCTACGTCCTGATCGGCGGAGAGCAACGCCCGTGGACCTACCTGCTCGAGGCAACCATCGTCCTGGCCGGCGGGTCCGCCGGGTCCTCCACCCCCTACCGCCTCTATCTCGCCGAAGTCAGCGGTGGATCCACCCTCCTGGCCGGAGCACCCGACCTCGGGCTTCTCTTTGAAGCCGAGCAGGGATTTGCCGACGCCTTCGGCGTTCTCGTCTTCGACCGCCACGATCCCGGTGAACCTCCGGAGACCGAACCGCCGCCAGCCGATGGGAAACCGGCTGAACCAGTTGAAGGATCCCCGGTCGCGGCGCCGACCGCACCGGACCGGGAGGCCGGGGACACCGCAGTCCCGGATGCGACCCCGCCGGACCAATCGATGGAAACACCGCTGCCGGACGATCCGACCGAGGGGAATTCCTGA
- a CDS encoding ABC transporter ATP-binding protein has protein sequence MESSELTVEVEHLCKRYGRKMAVSDVSFWVRRGEIVGLLGPNGAGKSTTMKILTGFQPATSGVVRVCGIPVAARPTEAKRRIGYMPENNPLPEDIRVREYLSWRARLKGLNGRRRRERIDAVLELCDLKRAQKRIIGRLSKGFRQRVGIADAILAEPDLIIMDEPTIGLDPHQIVMIRELIESIRGRMSMMISSHILPEIEMTCDRVLIINGGRIVAQGSPEQLRQKFIDRTIYEVEIQGQPAAFQAELASLHNSLALESHEPPGRDGFFLARVRADGVEDWGETLLQRLGQHPAFRLRSLNRRKATLEEVFLAATRRSWDTLLPERNGDPSHDDPVEPRRSGTKTGS, from the coding sequence GTGGAATCATCCGAACTGACCGTCGAAGTCGAACACCTCTGCAAACGCTACGGCCGGAAGATGGCCGTGAGCGATGTCTCGTTCTGGGTCCGGCGCGGTGAAATCGTGGGACTGCTCGGCCCCAATGGCGCGGGCAAGAGCACCACCATGAAGATCCTCACCGGATTCCAACCCGCCACCTCCGGCGTGGTCCGGGTCTGTGGCATCCCGGTCGCGGCACGGCCCACTGAAGCCAAGCGCCGAATCGGCTACATGCCGGAGAACAACCCCCTGCCCGAGGATATCCGTGTCCGTGAATACCTCAGCTGGCGGGCACGCCTCAAGGGTCTGAACGGTCGGCGTCGACGCGAGCGGATCGACGCGGTGCTCGAACTCTGCGATCTGAAACGCGCACAGAAGCGGATCATCGGCCGGCTCTCCAAGGGCTTCCGCCAACGGGTCGGAATCGCCGATGCCATCCTGGCCGAGCCCGACCTGATCATCATGGACGAACCGACCATCGGCCTCGACCCACACCAGATCGTCATGATCCGCGAATTGATCGAGAGCATTCGCGGCCGCATGAGCATGATGATCTCCAGCCATATTCTTCCGGAGATCGAGATGACCTGTGACCGGGTGCTGATCATCAACGGAGGCCGTATCGTGGCCCAGGGCAGCCCTGAACAGCTCCGGCAGAAATTCATCGACCGGACCATTTACGAGGTGGAGATCCAGGGACAGCCCGCCGCCTTCCAGGCCGAACTCGCCAGCCTGCACAATTCCCTCGCCCTCGAATCCCACGAACCTCCCGGGCGCGACGGTTTCTTTCTCGCCCGGGTCCGGGCAGACGGCGTTGAGGACTGGGGCGAAACCCTGCTCCAGCGGCTCGGTCAGCATCCCGCCTTCCGGCTGCGCTCCCTCAACCGACGCAAGGCGACACTCGAGGAGGTCTTTCTCGCCGCCACCCGCCGGAGCTGGGATACTCTCCTGCCGGAACGCAACGGTGATCCTTCCCACGATGATCCGGTCGAACCCCGCCGCAGCGGAACGAAGACCGGGAGCTGA
- a CDS encoding GldG family protein has product MHLHRDSMESFQANRIARLVNLLLQSVLIIILFAGLNFLGMKYFERTDLTRGRVYSLSAETLSYLKQLKEPVRVVVTLIDEEGEPEMERMYREVRAVLREFSYATRNNPAASIDVEFLNVYQQRRRAEILGIEEPNMVLFLAGEKRKAVFPNDLYKTEDRKPSLFQGEKAFMAAILDVSSNQRPILYFLTGHGEMRLNDVSPLRGMSQLEAALRVRNYEMREIELATSRQVPEDAALVCIVSPQTALQPVEQQALRQYLSAGAGRVFVILDPGKPHGLDDLFFEWGILADDVLVIEADPNYRVEGGDLLVRRLAEHPATQVLVENKIPVLSGPARSVRADPGRPLDDSLTVTELLATSDASWGERNYFGQNTIAFDPNVDLRGPIKLGAVAERRVDSRLGISLPGGRLIVLGTADLLSNNRIGSFGNLTLVLNTITWALGREELLNIPIRNTEKLQLMISQQQLTYTRLGIQLAPPLLVALFGVIVLLRRRN; this is encoded by the coding sequence ATGCACCTGCACCGGGATTCCATGGAGTCGTTCCAGGCCAACCGCATTGCCCGGCTGGTCAACCTGCTGCTCCAGTCCGTCCTGATCATCATCCTCTTCGCCGGTCTCAATTTCCTCGGGATGAAATACTTCGAACGCACCGACCTGACCCGCGGGCGCGTTTATTCCCTCTCTGCCGAGACCCTTTCCTACCTCAAGCAACTCAAGGAACCGGTCCGGGTGGTCGTCACCCTGATCGACGAGGAAGGCGAACCCGAAATGGAGCGCATGTACCGCGAGGTCCGCGCCGTCCTCCGCGAGTTTTCCTACGCCACCCGCAACAACCCGGCGGCCAGCATTGATGTCGAATTCCTCAACGTCTACCAACAACGCCGCCGGGCCGAAATCCTCGGAATTGAGGAACCCAACATGGTCCTCTTCCTCGCCGGGGAAAAGCGCAAGGCGGTGTTTCCGAACGACCTTTACAAGACCGAGGATCGGAAACCGAGCCTCTTCCAGGGCGAAAAGGCCTTCATGGCGGCCATTCTTGACGTATCCAGTAATCAACGACCCATCCTCTACTTCCTGACCGGCCACGGAGAGATGCGCCTGAACGATGTCTCCCCCCTGCGGGGCATGTCCCAGCTCGAGGCCGCTCTCCGGGTCCGCAACTACGAGATGCGCGAGATCGAACTGGCCACCAGCCGCCAGGTGCCCGAGGACGCCGCCCTTGTCTGCATTGTCTCACCCCAGACCGCCCTCCAGCCGGTGGAACAACAGGCCCTCCGCCAGTATCTCTCGGCCGGAGCCGGACGGGTCTTCGTGATTCTCGATCCGGGCAAGCCCCACGGGCTCGATGATCTCTTCTTTGAATGGGGCATACTGGCCGACGACGTCCTCGTCATCGAAGCGGATCCCAATTACCGCGTCGAAGGAGGCGATCTCCTCGTCCGACGGCTGGCCGAGCATCCGGCCACCCAGGTTCTGGTTGAAAACAAGATCCCCGTCCTTTCCGGCCCGGCCCGTTCGGTTCGAGCCGACCCCGGACGGCCGCTCGACGACTCCCTGACCGTGACCGAGCTGCTCGCCACCTCGGACGCCTCCTGGGGAGAACGCAATTATTTCGGCCAGAACACGATTGCCTTCGACCCGAACGTCGACCTGCGGGGACCGATCAAGCTTGGCGCGGTCGCCGAACGAAGGGTGGATTCCCGTCTCGGCATCAGTCTGCCCGGAGGCCGTCTCATCGTTCTGGGCACCGCCGACCTGCTTTCCAACAATCGCATCGGCTCATTCGGCAACCTCACTCTGGTCCTCAACACCATCACCTGGGCACTTGGACGGGAGGAACTGCTCAACATACCGATTCGCAATACCGAGAAGCTGCAGCTGATGATCAGCCAGCAGCAATTGACCTACACCCGACTCGGGATTCAACTGGCCCCTCCGCTTCTCGTTGCTCTCTTCGGTGTCATTGTCCTGCTGCGGCGCCGCAACTGA
- a CDS encoding ABC transporter permease subunit, giving the protein MRTLFTLLRHELRVLLISPSTYIAAFLFLVIMGFIFQDLLAEFIRTQTDTAPSTDFIRLFWLPAFFLVPLFTMKSIAEERRLGTIETLMTTAVNSVEIVLAKFLAAYFFYMALWGSTLSFQYVLYTFAKEPRLLDPGPIIGGYTFIAISGALFIALGILASALTRSQLVAGILGFALVFLTLVIGRYSIEITRHDEIKSALLDQIVDYVQVFQHSEDFTAGLIDSRPFVLYLTGTVLLLFFAVVAVETRSSRA; this is encoded by the coding sequence ATGCGCACTCTATTCACCCTCCTTCGCCATGAGCTTCGGGTCCTGCTGATCAGCCCCAGCACCTACATCGCCGCGTTCCTCTTTCTCGTGATCATGGGGTTCATCTTCCAGGATCTCCTCGCGGAATTCATCCGCACCCAGACTGATACCGCCCCGTCGACTGACTTCATCCGGCTCTTCTGGCTGCCCGCCTTCTTCCTCGTCCCTCTCTTCACCATGAAGAGCATTGCCGAAGAACGCCGGCTCGGAACGATCGAAACCCTCATGACCACGGCGGTCAATTCGGTCGAGATCGTCCTCGCCAAGTTTCTCGCCGCCTACTTTTTCTACATGGCCCTTTGGGGGTCCACCCTGAGCTTTCAGTATGTGCTCTACACTTTCGCGAAGGAGCCGCGACTGCTCGACCCCGGCCCGATCATCGGAGGCTACACCTTCATCGCGATCAGCGGCGCCCTCTTCATCGCCCTTGGAATCCTGGCCAGCGCCCTGACGCGCAGCCAACTGGTCGCAGGCATCCTCGGCTTCGCCCTGGTCTTTCTCACCCTCGTGATCGGCCGCTACAGCATCGAGATCACCCGCCACGACGAAATCAAGTCGGCCCTGCTCGATCAGATCGTCGACTACGTCCAGGTCTTTCAGCACAGCGAGGACTTCACCGCCGGACTGATCGACAGCCGGCCCTTCGTGCTCTACCTGACCGGGACCGTCCTCCTGCTCTTCTTCGCCGTGGTCGCAGTGGAAACCCGCTCATCGCGAGCCTGA